The Amycolatopsis endophytica genome includes the window GATGCCGCGTCGGCCCAGCGAACGACGTGCTCACCGCTGTCCCGCGCCGGGTGGATGCCGATGATCTCGGCCATGAGGTGCGGCCGGCGCGGCGCGAAGGCGGTGTCTGCGTCGGCGACCCTGGCCGCGGCGCCGTGGAAGTGGTGCAAGGTCAGCCCGGACATCGGATTCGGCAGCCTGCCGCCGAATCGCTCGACGACGCCGATGACGTCGTCACTGAGCCCGGGCACGGAGCGGGTGCGGATGGTGACGTACCTGCCGTCGGGGAACATCGCGTCGCGTGCGGCGATCGCGGCCGCGTAGGGAGCGGTCTCCAGTTGGGTGAGCAGGGGATCGCCGAGCCGGGTCAGCGCCATCACCGGACCAGCGGGGTCTTCGCGCGCCGCGGCGTCCCCCGCCCAGGTCGGCAGCACCAGCAGGGCGGGCGAGCCGTCCGGTGCGGCGATCGCACCCACTTGGATCGTCAGGTCGTCGGGCGCGTCGTGATGTGCCTCGCGAACCCGCTCCAGCACGCGCGTGGCCTGGTGCCAGGGATAGAGCACCAGGCCGGTCATCACGGAGGGCACGGCGTGCAGCCGGACGGTCATCGACGTGACGACCCCGAAATTGCCGCCTCCGCCGCGCAGTGCCCACAGCAGGTCGGGATGTTGCTGGTGGTCCGTGCGCACGACCGAGCCGTCGGCCGTGACCACCTCGGCGGCCAGGAGGTTGTCCGCGGCGAGGCCGATCCGCCCGGCCAGCGGACCGTAACCCCCGCCGAGGGTCAGGCCGGCCACCCCGACCGTCCCGATCGTGCCGGTCGCGGCCACCAGGCCGTGCGCGCCGGCCGCGGCCAGCAGGTCGTTGGCCGACGCGCCGCCACCGACTTCGGCGGTCCGGGCGCCGGGGTTCACCCGGACGTCGCGCAGTGGCCGCAGATCCAGCGTCAAGCCGCCGTCGGACAGGGCACGGCCCGCCCAGTCGTGGCCGCGTCCACGGACCGTGAGCGGGAGCCCGAATTCGCGTGCGGTGCGCACACCGGTCACCACGTCGGCGGTGGAGTTGCAGGTCAGCACGATGGCGGGCCGGTGCCTCACCGCGGCGTTCCACACGGTGATGCCCTCGGTGTAGCCCTTGCCGGAAACGTGGATCTGCTGAGCGGGCAGGAGAGCGCGCAACGCACGCTGTGCCGCGGCGACGGATGGGCGGTCGTCAGTGTGACCGGGCATGGGTTTCCTTCAGTGCGAGAGAGGTGCATTATTGGCAATACCGAAGGTTCTGTCTTCCGTATGTAGTGTTCACTCTAGCACCGAAGCTGGTCCCGAGATCGGCGGATGTCGAGGAGTTGCCGTGGGTCGAGAGGTTGCGCCGGGGAGGGTGCTCATCGGGAGTGCTCCCGGCCGTTCACGTCGCGATGCCAAGCGAATCTGCTGTGGGCAGCCGAGGAGTGAGCACTGGTCAACCCCTCCTCGAGCTTGTAGAGTGAGCGCTACATACAGCGCGTCGAGTGGCTCTTGCCAGCCGCGTTCCACTGCCGCCCATGGCTCTACCGGGCCTGACCGACCGTCGCGACGAAGCGGGGTTTCCCTTGAACGTTCTCGAAGAGGTCAAGA containing:
- a CDS encoding FAD-binding oxidoreductase; the encoded protein is MPGHTDDRPSVAAAQRALRALLPAQQIHVSGKGYTEGITVWNAAVRHRPAIVLTCNSTADVVTGVRTAREFGLPLTVRGRGHDWAGRALSDGGLTLDLRPLRDVRVNPGARTAEVGGGASANDLLAAAGAHGLVAATGTIGTVGVAGLTLGGGYGPLAGRIGLAADNLLAAEVVTADGSVVRTDHQQHPDLLWALRGGGGNFGVVTSMTVRLHAVPSVMTGLVLYPWHQATRVLERVREAHHDAPDDLTIQVGAIAAPDGSPALLVLPTWAGDAAAREDPAGPVMALTRLGDPLLTQLETAPYAAAIAARDAMFPDGRYVTIRTRSVPGLSDDVIGVVERFGGRLPNPMSGLTLHHFHGAAARVADADTAFAPRRPHLMAEIIGIHPARDSGEHVVRWADAASAGLAEHAFPGGYANLLGPEAASQIPRVHGDNLPRLQRIKAAVDPDGVFSATPLPMAGPA